ttttaaacaagaatcatggaagtagaCAAactatgatttgccttcgcgggccacataaaatcatgtgggggCTGGATCTGGTCCCAGGGCCTTGAGTTGCACACCTGTGTACTATTGGACAGGGGTGGGCAAAGTGTGGCTGGTGGGCCACGTGTGGCCCGGTCCATTCTTAAATCCAGCCCACTGAGCATCTACACGCTTTAAGTGCTGTTATATTTAATTAATCAGTGTTGCCCTTTTCCTAAAATTGCTTAACTACAGGTTAGTTTTTATGTatctaaataattaaataattggttaaTGGATTTAGTATGAATAATAACATGTAAAATATTGCTCACAAACAGTCATATACATTTACCATGCTTTATTGATAGTTTTGAATAAttggtgaatttttttgttgtgaataataaaataaaacactcaaagcagccatccatacattttgaataccgcttatcctcagtatGACCGCTGGTGTGCTGGCCCtcgtcccagctgactttgggtaaaAGACAAGATACACAGTGGAGCCGTcgcgagccaatcacagggcacatgtagacgaCTTTTCATACCAACATTCACACCAAAGGATCATTTCAATGAACCCAACGTGTATGATTTGGGATGAGCTACCCAGTGCAGCCATGACGACACAAGTAGCCTGATTCACCAACAAAGAATTATGAAGTTAATGAATAATTCATGCAATTGTAAACCATCTATGAGTCCCTTGAAAAGTACTATATAAGTCgaattaattaatattattcTAATTCCATTTTAGTGTCTAAACAGTGTCCAAACACACCATACTGCTCACCATATTGACTTGACATGTGTGTTACATTCCAGGGCTTGAACCAAAGACTCCACTCCCTCCAGGGTGATGCAGTTATCAGTCAACCTTGTACAGAATAGAAGAGGAAGAAGTATGAGTTAAAGGGTGGAGCACTTGCACAAGAAAGCTAAACTTACCATAACTCCTCCAACGATGTGGCGCTCTTGAGCATTTTGGCCAGGGCatgagctccagcactgcccacCCCGTTGCCCACCAAGCtgtaatttaaagaaaaaaaaaaatattagttgcATTGGCTTCGATTGCCGATGACCACAATATATTTCATGAAGGTGGCCTCCTATTATTACAGTACGGTACAGTTGATCTGGAAAGTATTCACAGCACTTCACATTTTCGACAATTTGctgttaaatccatccattttcttagtcgcttatcctcacgagggtcacaggagtgctggagcctatcccagctgtcaacgagcatgaggcagggtacaccctaaactggttgccagccaatcgcacggcacacagaaacagacaACCAGTCGTACTAACAATGAACACCttcgggcaattttgagtgtccaatcgttgcatgcttttggggtgtgggaggaaaccggagtgcccggagaaaacccacgcaggcacggggagaacatgcaaagtccacacaggtgaggctgggattgaaccttgattgacctcagaactctgaggccaacactttacagctgctccactgtgccacccactaTATATGTTTAAGTAAAAAATATGGCAAACTTTCAGGGAGCAAATAAGGCAAATTTAAATGCAATCTCAATATATGAATATTGTGGAGTTTAATGACAAGACATTGTAATGGAGAGACAAAAGAACACAATTTGCCTTTTGATCCTGCACTACGATCCTAGACGGTATTTAAGTTTGAGTTGTATTCATTTTATGTATTCAAACATAAACCAGCAAATGGCCTTCTATTGTATGGACTATCAAACCAACACAGTTGGCAATTAGTGCGCAGTAGTAGTGAGCATGACATTCTTTTTGCAATGCATTTTACCTGACAACGGAAAATACTACCTCAGCCATTCAAGCGTTTTACTGCCTTCCAGGGCACCAGCAATGGCCTCCGCTCCTGAATCACCAATCTGATTGCCCCAAAGCCTGAACAAATTTGAGATTGCACAGATACatctttttaaataatatttatcaGAGAATAATTCAGCATATAACATAGAGTATCTAGTGCGGATAAgatgtacagaaaatggatagagggATGTGTGTTTCATAACTTACAGTACATACCCTAAATGCGTCAACGAATGGTTGCACTCCAGCCCATTAGCCAGTTCTTTGGCTCCTACTGATGTGATATTGTTGTTGCCAATTCTGGAAAGAAGTAGACCACACATGATGCACTTCTAGACAGGATCAAAACTGTCAGGCTGAGGGTTGACACATTGGTTAGGTCTATAGTGCTTTTGGAGTGTTTTAATAGATACATTTGCCAGCCAAtgtccaaaaataaattactcaATGGCGTTTGGCAGGAGGGAATTTTGAACCCTGGGATGACTGAAGACTTATCAAGGAAAAGACCAAGATGGTGGCTTTCATAGATCAGCAGAGCTAACCTCACTATTGTCACATACCCAGTGCATAAATGTGTGTTTGTTCTAAATACAACAAGGTAAGCTTTAAGACTTAGCAACATTAGAAAATGTAATGATATagctactgtatgtatgtattgcacatagacatttttaacatttacattttagttCAGTACTAAGGTCGAGTTTGCAGTTTTCAAACTGCTAGCAGGGATTGAATGTCACCCTtgccaacatggctgccacaaAGGCACATCAGTTAAACCAGTCAGTGGGCTGTTGTAAATAGTCTTCTCttcatacagtgaaaaaaataagtatttgaacatcttgccatattgcaagttctcccacttagaaatcatggagtggtctgaaatttgtgtttttccgCACATGGgacgggacgactgcactgtatcaaggacaggatgaccgtggccatgtattgtagattttggagaacaacctctttccctcagtcagagcattgaagatgggtcgtggctgggtctttcaacatgacaatgacccgaagcacacagccagcaaaatcaaggagtggctccctaagaagcatatcaaggatctgatgtggcctcgccagtctccagacctcaacccaatagaaaatctttggataaGCTGAAACTCAGTTttcctcagcaacagcccagaaacctgtctgatctagaaaagatgtgtgtggaggagtgggccaaaatccctcccctcctatgccagctgtcattgggaaaGAGGGATataccgtgaactggttgcgacCCAATGGtgaggcacattgagacagacaaaggtcacactcataatcatacctaagggcaattcagtgtccaattcatgttgcatgtttttgggatgctggAGAAAACcgcagtacccggagaaaacccacacaggcacggggagaacatacaaactccacagtaggcggggctgggatatgaatactcagaactgtgaggccaacactgtcCAGCTGCACCaacaatatatacagtgaataaaatgagtatttgaacacgcgctatattgcaagttctcccacttagaaatcatggaggggtctgaaattttcatcgttggtgcatgtccactgtgagagagatcatttaaaaagaaaaatccagtaatcacaatgtatgtatcaaggttctggtgtggcctagccagtctccagacctaaacccaatagaaaatctttggagtgagctgaaactccgtgtttctcagggacagcccagaaacctgtctgatctagagaagatctggaggagtgggccaaaatccctccttcagtgtgtgcaaacctggtgagcaactacaggaaacgtttgacctctgtaattgcaaacaaaggctactgtaccaaatattaacactgtttttctcaggtgttcaaatacttatttgcagctttatcacataaatgttttttttttttttttttaaatcatacattgtgatttctgggtttttctttaaactatctctctcacagtggacatgcacctatgatgaaaatttcagacccctccatgatttctaagtgggagaacttgcaatatagcaggatgttcaaatacttattttcttcacaatatGTGAGACTGACACTAGTCACTCACGCATTCTGTCTGTGTCTCTGACAGGCTCTTCATGTTACGGCGataaatgatttgaaataattAAATCTGAGCCATAACAGGGGGCTGAGAGAGCGGATTTTTCTAAAGACCATTAAGTAATATTCTACTGTCAGGTCATACAGACGTGTATGACAAAAAAGCGGATTGTAATTGTTCATGATGGCCATTTTGTCAGTGTCATGTCTTTGCCACTGCATCCAGTTTTCTTTCTTGAGCCCTCATCTTACCACGTCTAAGgaattgggaatttttttacatacttattAACTGAagaggaatttttaaaaaatggaaacaaatgcaaattGGTCTGGTCGCCCAGCTCTTGTTTAGTTTATTTTACCTCGTATCCTCTCAATCTGCACCTCCAACATTATGAACAAACAAATCCCAATCACATGATTGAAAATGATCTATATTATGGTTCTCTGgaggtaaatatgtgccaccaggatttgaatttgaaatgccacagaaaacaggacttgaatttgaaatctaaaGTGATCAccttttcaatagttgtatttcagtgtaatttttcaatgttaacaattcaacaggctacaattcgctgtctgaaattcaaccggctacaattcaaACCAAACAACCACCCAATCTAGTTACGGTTTcgtagtatgtgacgtcatgtcactaagaaagcgtaactgtgatTGGCGGGGTGTTCAGTTCTTACCTGACGTAACCATgcttggtggcacagacggtgaatttcagacagcgaattgtagccagttgaattgttaacattgaaaagttacactgaaatacaacttttgaaaatgtgatcgctttagatttcaaattcaaatcctgttttctctgGCATTCCAGATTCacatcctggtggcacatatttacttccatatagtTCCACAATTCTGGGATGGTTCTAAACAGTGCGCCAACCTCAAACAGAGAAAATTCTGCTTTGTCTTCAGGAGATGAGAAATATGTTGTATACAAGCGTCCGTTAGCTTGTTGTTGAAGAGTCTGAAAAGAGACACAGTAGTTTAGAGATCtctattcaaaacaaagaaaaaaatggtatattataaatacagtggaactttAAAATTGTGATGCTCTGAAAGGGGTCGGCAGATTCTGTTTTTTGTATATGAGTGGCAACCACCAGGATGCATGTGCTTGCTTAAATTGGTGGGTTTTGGGGCATATTATGGTAATGTACTGTCATTTAATCTCACCACTCCAAAACTcaatatcttctttttctttcgacttgtcccgttaggggtcgctacagcgtgtcatctttttccatctaagcctatctcgtgcacccTCCACTCTCtgaaaagttatttaaaaaaataataatcctaatTCTTGAAAATTACCCAACATCACCAATTGAGGCAAAATAGGGTGGCTATTTCTAAATGCCAAAGGACCATGTGTACTAAACAGATAGGTGATACTAAATTGCCAATATGTTTCGCCCTCTGCCATCTAATGTGTGTGGAATATGGTGTCaaagtttaaaaatgatttcaaatattcacaatttaaaaaaaaaaagtgtgagaaTCCATTCATGAAAATATAATAACTCACCCATCAACACAAACTTGGGTGGTTTATCACAATAGGATACACGAAAAAAACGATAAAACACACAATGTGAACAAATGGCCAATTTGGTTAAAAGAACCACTATGACTGCATTTCGAAGCCTCTAGTAGGCAGGTATCAGATTGGTATTGGTAAATTGTGATGATTTTATGCCTCCCCCAAACATCTGcattgactttatttttaatcattattttgtGTCTGTACAAAGAAAAAGCACTTATGAGGACAATAATGGCAACGACTTATTGTCGTGGTAATATTGCAAGGTCGGCCTTCAAGGGACCATTGTAGCGTCATTATGAGAAGGCTTACGCAATTTTCTGGAAGGTGTCACACTGGATTCCCTTTGCGATCAGTTTGCGAATCCCTTCATCGGTGATGTTATTATTTCTGAGGCTGTTAAAAGGGTGGAAATACATTATTTGCGTAATAAGCTCATGAGGTTGGTGGATGTTTTTTATACTCACTACAGGGACTTGCAAATATGCAAACAGGGAAGAAGCTGCTCCACGCCCACGTCCCCCACAGAGTTGTTGTCCAACTGGATTCCAACAGGATTTCTCAGGTGCTGGAGCACGTAGGCCAGAGCTGTGCACTCTACAGGACCGATGTTGCAGTAGGTCAACTTCAGGTGGTCCACCTTCAATTTTCTCAGTGCCGCCTTGGCCATGTTGCTCTCCCGCATCTCATAGATGCATTTGATGAGCCAGACAAAGCCAGGCATGGCATGCATGCTCTTTTTTTCACCCTCCACTGGCTGGGGGATGGACTTAAAGTGCTTCTGCATGCCTTTGTGGAGGCACCGGACCACTTGTCTAGCTTTCCTTTCCACAGTGGATAGTGGGGCACACTGCAGCCAGTGTTGTCGGTGTCTCTGGGAAAGGAGACCAGAGACAAAAGTGGCTGTGGTTTGTAGATTGGGGGTTTCGGCCAGTTCCTGATGGTGGCCCACAGGCAAGCAGGACCCAAAGCAGGTGCTGCTGAAGTCTCCCTCCTTCAGCTCAAAGAGCTTCACTACAGTGGAGCAGTCCGTGTTGTTGGACAAAACGATGTAAAGTGCAGCAAAGAAACACTGCATGGTCACGTGAAGGAATTCATACCGAAGACTCTGGTAGGATGACATGCCCTTGCTTTGGGTGAGGAAGCCTGTGCAGATGTCCTTGTCTGTAACACAGCAGGTCTCCAGTTCGGCCTCACCAAAGACATAACAGGAAGTTTCTACACCCTGAAAAGCGAGCTGGCCCAGATTCAAGACCCCTACCAGGTGCTTCTGAAACCAACCGGCCCCCACGGAACATTTCTGGGGGCTTTGCCGCTGCAAAAAGTGCTGCAGGATCATAAGGTATACATCCGTTATGGTCTGCGGTGTCCCGTCTCCACAGCCCAGCAGCTCCTTGTGACACTGTGAGACAATCCAGCACAGAACAGGACTGTGGCAAAGTCCTAATAAAGTTGTGTTGGCCTGAATGGACGCCAAGACTTTAGAGGCCACCGACAAGTCGTGGTGTTGTTTCttgatgaaaaaatgaatgCCTTTAGGGGAGAACCCTTTGAGGAAGAGTTCTTTGCGGAGATGCTTTCTCAACGTTGGACCCACAGCCTCCGGCCGACTGGTGACCACCTTTCGCACCCCCTTTAGGAGGGATCCCTGGAGAAGGTTAAATAGTATTATGTGAACAGGGGCTGACTGCGTGGGGCAGCACAGCCTGGAGTCGTCCGAGAAGCTCTGCTTGAGCTCGTCAAGGCCGT
The DNA window shown above is from Syngnathoides biaculeatus isolate LvHL_M chromosome 3, ASM1980259v1, whole genome shotgun sequence and carries:
- the nod2 gene encoding nucleotide-binding oligomerization domain-containing protein 2 isoform X2 → MAQDLVLKQRSEILYSLCANGSAEPLERVLDVLLAHGDLSWEDYHNVRVQGRPLYANARHLLDLVYAKGEATCQAFTEAVQKIQPESCEPEVSGPVTRALVTRRPSLVGELQGCVDGALDALLESGCFTQEDCRNVRLPVHTPSQQARRLLDHVSSKGESAANVVLCYIEEKQQSGYNLTTEKTTPKELLTYQKKLRSSVSAQSSFLSTYGGTDHMSLDDIYTEGQLELGYDCKDQGDLGLEDIVGTAGTVNEEADTILVFGNAGSGKTTLLQRLHLLWARQAVLPEFLLLFPFSCRKLNSELEELSVQELLFRHCCWPDRQRDEIFSFILDNPHLVVITFDGLDELKQSFSDDSRLCCPTQSAPVHIILFNLLQGSLLKGVRKVVTSRPEAVGPTLRKHLRKELFLKGFSPKGIHFFIKKQHHDLSVASKVLASIQANTTLLGLCHSPVLCWIVSQCHKELLGCGDGTPQTITDVYLMILQHFLQRQSPQKCSVGAGWFQKHLVGVLNLGQLAFQGVETSCYVFGEAELETCCVTDKDICTGFLTQSKGMSSYQSLRYEFLHVTMQCFFAALYIVLSNNTDCSTVVKLFELKEGDFSSTCFGSCLPVGHHQELAETPNLQTTATFVSGLLSQRHRQHWLQCAPLSTVERKARQVVRCLHKGMQKHFKSIPQPVEGEKKSMHAMPGFVWLIKCIYEMRESNMAKAALRKLKVDHLKLTYCNIGPVECTALAYVLQHLRNPVGIQLDNNSVGDVGVEQLLPCLHICKSLYLRNNNITDEGIRKLIAKGIQCDTFQKIALFNNKLTDACIQHISHLLKTKQNFLCLRIGNNNITSVGAKELANGLECNHSLTHLGLWGNQIGDSGAEAIAGALEGSKTLEWLSLVGNGVGSAGAHALAKMLKSATSLEELWLTDNCITLEGVESLVQALECNTHVKSIWLRNNHLSSEEVEEMTRRESRLIF
- the nod2 gene encoding nucleotide-binding oligomerization domain-containing protein 2 isoform X3 → MAQDLVLKQRSEILYSLCANGSAEPLERVLDVLLAHGDLSWEDYHNVRVQGRPLYANARHLLDLVYAKGEATCQAFTEAVQKIQPESCEPEVSGPVTRALVTRRPSLVGELQGCVDGALDALLESGCFTQEDCRNARRLLDHVSSKGESAANVVLCYIEEKQQSGYNLTTEKTTPKELLTYQKKLRSSVSAQSSFLSTYGGTDHMSLDDIYTEGQLELGYDCKDQGDLGLEDIVGTAGTVNEEADTILVFGNAGSGKTTLLQRLHLLWARQAVLPEFLLLFPFSCRKLNSELEELSVQELLFRHCCWPDRQRDEIFSFILDNPHLVVITFDGLDELKQSFSDDSRLCCPTQSAPVHIILFNLLQGSLLKGVRKVVTSRPEAVGPTLRKHLRKELFLKGFSPKGIHFFIKKQHHDLSVASKVLASIQANTTLLGLCHSPVLCWIVSQCHKELLGCGDGTPQTITDVYLMILQHFLQRQSPQKCSVGAGWFQKHLVGVLNLGQLAFQGVETSCYVFGEAELETCCVTDKDICTGFLTQSKGMSSYQSLRYEFLHVTMQCFFAALYIVLSNNTDCSTVVKLFELKEGDFSSTCFGSCLPVGHHQELAETPNLQTTATFVSGLLSQRHRQHWLQCAPLSTVERKARQVVRCLHKGMQKHFKSIPQPVEGEKKSMHAMPGFVWLIKCIYEMRESNMAKAALRKLKVDHLKLTYCNIGPVECTALAYVLQHLRNPVGIQLDNNSVGDVGVEQLLPCLHICKSLYLRNNNITDEGIRKLIAKGIQCDTFQKIALFNNKLTDACIQHISHLLKTKQNFLCLRIGNNNITSVGAKELANGLECNHSLTHLGYVLLWGNQIGDSGAEAIAGALEGSKTLEWLSLVGNGVGSAGAHALAKMLKSATSLEELWLTDNCITLEGVESLVQALECNTHVKSIWLRNNHLSSEEVEEMTRRESRLIF
- the nod2 gene encoding nucleotide-binding oligomerization domain-containing protein 2 isoform X1, whose protein sequence is MAQDLVLKQRSEILYSLCANGSAEPLERVLDVLLAHGDLSWEDYHNVRVQGRPLYANARHLLDLVYAKGEATCQAFTEAVQKIQPESCEPEVSGPVTRALVTRRPSLVGELQGCVDGALDALLESGCFTQEDCRNVRLPVHTPSQQARRLLDHVSSKGESAANVVLCYIEEKQQSGYNLTTEKTTPKELLTYQKKLRSSVSAQSSFLSTYGGTDHMSLDDIYTEGQLELGYDCKDQGDLGLEDIVGTAGTVNEEADTILVFGNAGSGKTTLLQRLHLLWARQAVLPEFLLLFPFSCRKLNSELEELSVQELLFRHCCWPDRQRDEIFSFILDNPHLVVITFDGLDELKQSFSDDSRLCCPTQSAPVHIILFNLLQGSLLKGVRKVVTSRPEAVGPTLRKHLRKELFLKGFSPKGIHFFIKKQHHDLSVASKVLASIQANTTLLGLCHSPVLCWIVSQCHKELLGCGDGTPQTITDVYLMILQHFLQRQSPQKCSVGAGWFQKHLVGVLNLGQLAFQGVETSCYVFGEAELETCCVTDKDICTGFLTQSKGMSSYQSLRYEFLHVTMQCFFAALYIVLSNNTDCSTVVKLFELKEGDFSSTCFGSCLPVGHHQELAETPNLQTTATFVSGLLSQRHRQHWLQCAPLSTVERKARQVVRCLHKGMQKHFKSIPQPVEGEKKSMHAMPGFVWLIKCIYEMRESNMAKAALRKLKVDHLKLTYCNIGPVECTALAYVLQHLRNPVGIQLDNNSVGDVGVEQLLPCLHICKSLYLRNNNITDEGIRKLIAKGIQCDTFQKIALFNNKLTDACIQHISHLLKTKQNFLCLRIGNNNITSVGAKELANGLECNHSLTHLGYVLLWGNQIGDSGAEAIAGALEGSKTLEWLSLVGNGVGSAGAHALAKMLKSATSLEELWLTDNCITLEGVESLVQALECNTHVKSIWLRNNHLSSEEVEEMTRRESRLIF